The genomic interval GTCGGGCTGAATTTCTTTAGATTCAATCCAGAGGCCTCTGGAAACGGTAGTTTCAAGACGATTGCGCCCGTCTCGGCATTGAATTTGATCCCTTCAGCGGCGGCATTTCGAGCAGCGTAGATGAACTCGCCCCCCGCTTCGTCGCGGATCTCGATGTCATGCATATTCGTGTATTCGTCACCGAGAAATCGACGAATCACCTTGCCATCTGGCGAAAACACAAACATGCCGATGTTCGCGCTGGTGTAGATATTTCCCGCCTTGTCGACCACGACGCCGCCATGTGTGGACCCCAGCACGGATTTGCCATCAGCCCCAAGTCCCCAACCTGGCACCGTATCGAACGTCATAATGCCGCAGCCCATGCGGACCGGAAGCGTCTTCTCGGCGGCTGATATCGGTAGCGCAAACATCATGGCCAGAATTGCGGCCAAAGACATCAAACAGTTCTTCATGCGTCGGATTCCCAGTTTCGAGTGTGTCATCAAGCCATTGAGCCAAAGGCCGCTGAACGAGCGACGGTCCATCGCCGCCATGATCCATCTCCGTGACGATCATTGTTCACCAACTGCATCATGAGAAGGATCATCAGGGATTTCAACTTGTCGGCCCACAGACCGGCTCTGACGTCGCGCACTTTGCCCGTTCGCGGGGAATCGATCGCAAAGAAAGAAACAAAGAAGTCGTGTGGTCTTCACTTTGCGTCCTTGCGCCTTGGCGTTAATTTTTCTTTCCGAAGCCGCTTTTCACCGGAGAAGAAGGGAACGCAAAGGCGCCAGGGCGCCAAGACGCAAGGAAAAAAACTGTGCGCATCAGTGTATGTCTCGGGGCGTACGCAGACCTTATTACGGTTTGATAGGGAGGAATTCCAGGGGGGGCGCCTTCGCCCATTAACAGCCACTTTGAGCCTGAAGACCTGCCACGCAACTTGACGACTTTGCCAGGTCCAAAAATCCTTCAAAACATTGCTTTACAATCGCCAAGTCAACGTGGAACTCGATGCCGATGTCCGTTGATTCGTCGCGGTGCCGAACGTTCGTTACAATTCCCCGATGAAGGATTGGTTGCATTCCAAGGAGCGGCACGGTCGTGGGTAAAGACGCAGATTTGACGGAATCTCAACGTGCGGCCGTCGAGCATTTTGAAGGACCGTTGCTCGTCGTCGCGGGACCGGGCTCGGGAAAAACACGAGTCATTACTCGCCGCATCGCCCGGTTGATCGACCGGGGTGTCCATCCGCACGAAATTCTTGCGATCACCTTCACGAACAAAGCCGCCCGAGTGATGAGTGAGCGTGTGCAGGCGCTTTTGCCGCGTTCTTTTGTCTGGGTCAGTACATTTCATAAATTCTGCTCGCGTCTTTTGCGTGAACATGCGGCTGTGGTTGGACTTCGGCCCAGTTTTTCGATCTACGACACCAGTGATCAGCTCACGTTGCTCAAAACGGTTCTGCATGATTTGAATTTCGATGCGACACATTTTCCGCCCGGAAAACTACTCGGCCGAATCAGCAAGGCGAAGAACGATCTGATCACGGCCGATCAATTTCGCCAAAAGCATGCCGCTTCGATCGGAACGCATCTCGATGCCGTCGCAGCGCGCGTCTACCCCGTCTATCAACAGCGATTGCTCGACGCCAACGCGGTCGACTTCGATGATCTCCTGATGCATGTCGCACGCATGCTGCATGAGCACGATGAACTGCGAATGTCACTGGATGAACGGTATCGGTTCATCCTCGTCGACGAGTACCAGGATACGAACCGGGCGCAATACCAAATCGTCGCGGCACTGTCGCAGCAATTTCCCAATCTGTGCGTGACGGGTGATCCTGATCAGTCGATCTATGGGTGGCGCGGTGCTCAGATCGAAAACATCCTCCGGTTTGAGCGAGATTTCCCCGGCGTCGTGCAGGTACGACTCGAAGAAAACTTCCGAAGCACACCCGAGATCCTTGCCGCGGCTGACGAACTGATCCGCCATAACGTCAATCGCAAACCGAAACGCCTTCAGCCGATGAGAGAGAGCGGACAACCGGTTCAATTGAGACTCTACGCCGATGGGCAAAGTGAAGCGTCTTCTATCGCTGCGGAAATTCAGTCACTTGTCCAGGCGGGGCAACGCGGCTGGAACGACTTCGCGATTTTTTACCGCGTGAACTCACTGTCACGCACCGTCGAAACGGCGCTCTCTCGACTTAAGATCCCGTATCAGGTGGCTGGAGGACTGGCGTTCTATGAACGCGCGGAAATCAAAGACGTCCTGGGGTATCTTCGCCTGATCGAGAATCCACTCGATCGAATCGCATTTCTGCGCGTCGTCAATACGCCGACCCGTGGAGTTGGAAAAAGCTCACTCGATCGCTTTGTTCAATGGGCCGACACTGCAGGGATTGATCTCCTGACCGCAGCGGCGCAGTCCGAACGCGTGCCAAACCTCTCGAAGAAAGCGGCTGTCGGACTTCGCGCCTTTGCGGCGTTGATCGCGGAACTGGCCGATCTGTCTGCCAACCCGTTTGGGAATCAGTTTGGGTCCACCGAATTTGATTTCGAGAGCGACAATTCCGACGACTCGGACCAATCCGAGTCGTCACGAGGCGCAGTCGAAACGATTGTTCGAGCCGTCCTCGAACGCACCGGCTACTATCGACAATACGAGGGCCCCTTGGACGAAGATGAAGTCCAGCGAAAATCGAATGTCGACGAACTGGTCAGTTCCGCCATGTTGTTCGATCGACATATGACCGAGCAAGAAGAGGTCGCGACTCTGGGCAGCTTTCTGGAAACCGCCAGCTTGACGCAGGATGTCGATTCTCTCGAAGAAGAGACGGGTGCCGTGACACTCATGACGTTGCATGCCGCCAAGGGACTTGAATTTCCCGATGTCTACCTGATTGGCGTCGAACAAAATCTCATCCCGCACGAACGGTCGCTGCGTGAGAACGATAAGCAACCGCTTGAAGAAGAGCGTCGCTTGTTATTTGTCGGCATCACGCGTGCCCAAGAACGGCTGGTGCTGACACACACCGAGCGACGTGAAATGCACGGACGAACCCTGTCGACAATTTCCAGTGATTTTCTGCAAGAATTGATCGTGGAGCGCCGGGATTGCACGGGTGCCGGCGTGACGATGGAAATGTGGGATCAAGACATCATACACGATGACGGATTCGAGGAGTCGTCAACGGCACCTGCACAATCAAGTGACTGGTATGGCGGGACGTACAAGTCACAAGCCAGTCCCAAGAAACCCAAAAAAACACCACGCAAGCCACACCTGACAACCGGTGCCGCACTGGAAGCCGGTGCAAGCACCTTTGCAGACATCCCGGTTGGCTTCGGACTGGGCTCACAAGTGCGTCACCCTCGCTACGGCATTGGAACGGTCGTGGAGGTGAACGGATTCTCGAGAATGCGAACAGTGACCGTCGAATTCGCCGCCGACCATCGGCGCGAAAGCTTTATTGCCGCGAAATGCCCATTGCAACCGGTGGGATTCAGTTGATCCGACGGGCCGTGTCGCTCGTTCAGCCAGAACCACGTCGATTGTGGGCGCCATCAGTGCGATCCATCGGGTCGATTGAGTCAGAGTCACCGGCATTGCTGGAATCGGTCAACGAGATACGACAGACTGTCTTCGAATCAATCGATTTGCGCAACGGGATTGTGAGTGCATAGGACACAACGAATGACAGTGGAATTGGCTCAGTTGGAACTGCTTGCTCAAGTTGATGACCTGGTCGCTCGGTTGGTCAGTTGGTCGAACGAGCCTTCCGCCTGGGAGTCTGTCCAGCAGAGTCAAGCCTTGGTTCGACGACTCTTGTCTCGTCTGGAACCATTGCGAGCCCGCGTTGAAGCTCCACTCGTCGTCGCGACATTCGGCGGCACGGGTGTCGGAAAAAGTTCTCTCGTCAATGGATTGGTTGGCCAGGAGGTCACCTCCTCTGGCCGCCAGCGTCCGACGACGACACACCCCATTGTCCTGGCCCACCCGCAGACCGATCTGACCGCCTACCATTTGCCACTGGAGAAGGGTGACGATGAACTGAAGGTGGTCCGGCTTGAGACTCCTTTGCTACGAGATATCGTGCTGATCGACTGTCCCGATCCCGACACCTCCGAGGTCGAGACGACGTCAAGTAATCTCGCTCGTCTACATCGTCTGCTCCCCTATTGTGATGTGCTGCTTTACGTCAGCACACAGCAGAAATATCGCTCGGCCCGAGTCAGCGAGGAACTGCTGCAGGCGGCCAGCGGCTGCCGTCTGGTTTTCATTCAATCCCACGCCGATCTGGATTCCGACATTCGCGACGACTGGCGTTCGCAACTGAGCCGGACATTTCGAATTGCCGACATGTTCTTTGTCGATTCGAAGCTCGCGCTGCGTGAACAGCAATCCGGCATGCGTCCCACGGGTGAGTTTGGGCGGTTAATTGACCTGCTGCTGAAGGAACTTTCCACCACACAACGAATTCGGATCCGCCGCGGCAATCTCATGGGACTCGTCCAGGAAGTCTTGATGCACGCCCGCGCGATCTTGTCCGAACAAGATCCCCAGGTCAAAAAACTGGAACAAGCACTCTCCGAACAACGACATCGCACCACAGAGCGGATGGCCAGTCGCTTGCAGGAAGAGTTACTTGTCAGTCGCGGACTTTGGGAACGACGGTTACTGGGGCAGGTGACTCAGATGTGGGGCTACAGCCCGTTTGCATCGGTCTTGCGATTGTGGCATAGCCAGGCCAGCCTGCTCGCCTCGTTTTCGTTGATGAGGTCACACACGACGGCACAAATGGCCCTGGTCGGACTGGTGCATGGAACGCGATGGGTGACGTCACAGCAGCAGGAGCAAGATGCCGAGCGACGCCTTGAATCATTGTCGTCACTCGGACTGAGCGATTCAGAACTTCGCGAGTCGCAGATTGTGGTCTCGGGTCATGTTCACGCCGCAAAGCTGGACCGAGTCGTCCCCGGCACGGCGTCGTTCGACAACCTGCGCCAAGCAGCCACCGAGGTGCGTTTGGAGTTTTTGACCGACGCCGCGCAGCGAATTGATGAACTGATTCTTAATACGGCCAAACGCAACTCGCAGTGGTCGATTCGGTGGCGATACGAAATCTTGTTCGCACTTCTACCCGCGTTCTTGCTGTACCGAGTGGGACGCAATTTCTTCTACGATTCGTTCTGGCTCGAAAAGCCATTGCTGGATACGAATTTCTACATTCCCTCGGCACTCTTCCTGTTGTTCTGGGCGGGCGCGTTCGTCATGAGCTACACCTTGCGTCTACGACGCGGCCTGACGCGGCGCATCGAAGAACTGGCCCGTGAGCTGGCCCGACTGAATGCCGGAGCGGGACTCTTTCCTGATCTGGAGCAGGCTGTCGCAGAGTTCGCCCGTCACGGCGACCGGCTGGATCAATTTTCGTCGAGCGTCGAATCGATCAGACTGCAATATCTCGCGGGCCAGCCCGCTGAAGCCTTGAGCATCCGACAAGAGACGACCACTTGAGTATCGGCCGCGTGAAGGGATTCACACGTTCTGAGCGGGTTCTTGAGGCTCGCTAGGTTCTGGCGCCGCGACCGGGCGGAATGTCCATCGCTCGCCAAGCTGAAGCAAAAGCGGCAGCAGGAGCAGATTGACCGCCAATCCCCCCGCGATCGCCACACTGACCATGACACCGAAATAGATGAGTGGTACGAAGTGAGACGTGGCCAAAACGAGAAACCCGACAATCAGCGCCAGATTCGAATACAGGAGGGGTTGTCGCACTTCAGACTGCACCAGATGCAACGCGTCGGGAAAATTCAGCCCCGAACGGCGAGCCCGTAAGAATGCCGAGATGTAGAAAATGCTGTCGTGAATCGTCAGCCCCATCGTATCGCTCGAAATCATTGCCGTACCGATGTTCACAGGCACCGCGAGCCAGCCCATTCCGCCGAGCAGCAGCACGATCGGGATGACATTCGGCACCAGCGACACGACGCCCATCCACAAACTGCGATAGGCAATCGTCATAATCGTGATGAGACTGATTGTC from Schlesneria paludicola DSM 18645 carries:
- a CDS encoding ATP-dependent helicase gives rise to the protein MGKDADLTESQRAAVEHFEGPLLVVAGPGSGKTRVITRRIARLIDRGVHPHEILAITFTNKAARVMSERVQALLPRSFVWVSTFHKFCSRLLREHAAVVGLRPSFSIYDTSDQLTLLKTVLHDLNFDATHFPPGKLLGRISKAKNDLITADQFRQKHAASIGTHLDAVAARVYPVYQQRLLDANAVDFDDLLMHVARMLHEHDELRMSLDERYRFILVDEYQDTNRAQYQIVAALSQQFPNLCVTGDPDQSIYGWRGAQIENILRFERDFPGVVQVRLEENFRSTPEILAAADELIRHNVNRKPKRLQPMRESGQPVQLRLYADGQSEASSIAAEIQSLVQAGQRGWNDFAIFYRVNSLSRTVETALSRLKIPYQVAGGLAFYERAEIKDVLGYLRLIENPLDRIAFLRVVNTPTRGVGKSSLDRFVQWADTAGIDLLTAAAQSERVPNLSKKAAVGLRAFAALIAELADLSANPFGNQFGSTEFDFESDNSDDSDQSESSRGAVETIVRAVLERTGYYRQYEGPLDEDEVQRKSNVDELVSSAMLFDRHMTEQEEVATLGSFLETASLTQDVDSLEEETGAVTLMTLHAAKGLEFPDVYLIGVEQNLIPHERSLRENDKQPLEEERRLLFVGITRAQERLVLTHTERREMHGRTLSTISSDFLQELIVERRDCTGAGVTMEMWDQDIIHDDGFEESSTAPAQSSDWYGGTYKSQASPKKPKKTPRKPHLTTGAALEAGASTFADIPVGFGLGSQVRHPRYGIGTVVEVNGFSRMRTVTVEFAADHRRESFIAAKCPLQPVGFS
- a CDS encoding GTPase codes for the protein MTVELAQLELLAQVDDLVARLVSWSNEPSAWESVQQSQALVRRLLSRLEPLRARVEAPLVVATFGGTGVGKSSLVNGLVGQEVTSSGRQRPTTTHPIVLAHPQTDLTAYHLPLEKGDDELKVVRLETPLLRDIVLIDCPDPDTSEVETTSSNLARLHRLLPYCDVLLYVSTQQKYRSARVSEELLQAASGCRLVFIQSHADLDSDIRDDWRSQLSRTFRIADMFFVDSKLALREQQSGMRPTGEFGRLIDLLLKELSTTQRIRIRRGNLMGLVQEVLMHARAILSEQDPQVKKLEQALSEQRHRTTERMASRLQEELLVSRGLWERRLLGQVTQMWGYSPFASVLRLWHSQASLLASFSLMRSHTTAQMALVGLVHGTRWVTSQQQEQDAERRLESLSSLGLSDSELRESQIVVSGHVHAAKLDRVVPGTASFDNLRQAATEVRLEFLTDAAQRIDELILNTAKRNSQWSIRWRYEILFALLPAFLLYRVGRNFFYDSFWLEKPLLDTNFYIPSALFLLFWAGAFVMSYTLRLRRGLTRRIEELARELARLNAGAGLFPDLEQAVAEFARHGDRLDQFSSSVESIRLQYLAGQPAEALSIRQETTT